The proteins below are encoded in one region of Natranaerovirga hydrolytica:
- a CDS encoding DUF4956 domain-containing protein, whose protein sequence is MQAINEIFKFNDIATKATISEVVITMAVSFMLSLIISFVYKKTYKGQYYSQDFVHTLVIIGVVISIIIVAIGSNIARAFSLAGALSIIRFRSSITNPRDIAFIFFVMGAGLATGAGLLVPAIVFAFILSFLIYILYLTNYGVKEDKYKTLKITIPENLNYEGLFDEVFESYHLDYKLLSVSTVSLGTLFELVYSVRTTEGVNDKEIIDDIRAINGNLNVSLILDAQTFE, encoded by the coding sequence ATGCAAGCAATTAATGAAATTTTTAAATTTAACGACATAGCAACAAAAGCTACAATATCTGAAGTTGTCATAACAATGGCAGTCAGTTTTATGTTAAGTCTTATCATCAGTTTTGTGTACAAGAAAACATATAAAGGACAATATTATTCACAAGATTTTGTTCATACTCTTGTGATTATTGGTGTCGTAATATCAATTATAATTGTTGCCATTGGAAGTAACATTGCAAGAGCCTTTAGTTTGGCAGGAGCATTATCCATTATTCGATTTAGGAGTTCCATTACTAATCCAAGAGATATAGCATTTATATTCTTTGTTATGGGTGCAGGATTAGCAACGGGAGCTGGACTACTGGTACCAGCCATTGTTTTTGCATTCATTCTTAGTTTTTTAATTTATATATTATACCTTACTAACTATGGTGTAAAAGAAGACAAGTATAAAACCCTTAAAATCACCATACCTGAGAATTTAAACTATGAAGGTTTATTTGATGAAGTATTTGAAAGTTATCACTTGGACTATAAACTATTAAGTGTGAGTACAGTGAGTTTAGGCACGTTATTTGAATTGGTATATTCAGTACGTACTACAGAAGGCGTTAATGATAAAGAAATAATAGATGATATAAGAGCCATTAATGGCAACTTAAATGTCAGTTTAATTTTAGATGCTCAGACCTTTGAATAA
- a CDS encoding CotH kinase family protein translates to MKDKWKALYLAGSIVVLIVLAVIVNPSQEEREQLNESEETQEYEDHINSNVQNGIEFSHLRGFYDAPFFLELEPVDETTIIYYTLDGSTPDPALNPDNTYKYEDLIWIDTRIGEDNILSDIRTVNYTTRNEWVPPLEEIFKGTVLRTAVYRGNQRTEDVTTQTYFVDEEVHNRYTFPIISITTDKENLFDDEKGIYIPGNHYDADDPDPMLTGNYFQRGADWERLAFIEYFKNNQSVLAQNIGIRIHGGSSRSEPQKSLRLYARSDYGNNRLSYPIYEDYPVEEYKRLILRGSGNEWGNTMFLDALAQNIVRDMSFETQESQPSIAFINGEYWGIHNIRERYDHWYFNMKYDVPTDDVVILTGNATLDTGVDGDQQHYLDMLGFIETNDIRDEENYEYVKTLMDVDNYIEYQLAQIYFANIDWPQGNIDFWRKRTDGYDPDAPYGHDGRWRWLMFDLDCSFGYWGTSYQTNSMEMASDPDYNHNGSWGGEWQWATFLFSSLLENEDFKNQFINTFADHLNTTFLSERIINEIDSFQALYEPEIQEHMKRWGKPESMDDWYESIDVFRTFARRRSRYVRSHIVERFDLSGEAYVEIKASDDFEGIIRVNSLEVSASDLPYSGYYFKDVPITIEVVPTNEEAFSGWTGDVESDDKIIEVNLEKDNNILMIQ, encoded by the coding sequence TTGAAAGATAAATGGAAAGCGTTATATTTGGCAGGGAGTATTGTTGTACTAATTGTTCTTGCTGTTATAGTCAATCCGTCACAAGAAGAAAGAGAGCAACTTAATGAATCGGAAGAAACACAAGAATATGAAGATCACATAAATAGTAACGTGCAAAATGGAATTGAATTTTCACATCTAAGAGGTTTTTATGATGCTCCCTTTTTTCTAGAATTAGAACCAGTAGATGAGACAACTATCATTTACTATACCTTAGATGGTTCCACACCAGATCCAGCATTAAATCCAGACAATACATACAAATATGAAGATTTAATATGGATTGATACGAGAATCGGTGAAGACAATATTTTATCAGATATTAGAACAGTAAATTATACCACACGAAATGAATGGGTGCCGCCATTGGAAGAAATTTTTAAAGGAACAGTTTTAAGGACAGCAGTATATAGAGGCAATCAAAGAACGGAAGACGTTACAACACAAACCTACTTTGTAGATGAAGAGGTTCATAATCGATATACTTTTCCAATCATATCCATTACAACAGACAAGGAAAATTTATTTGATGATGAAAAAGGTATTTATATACCAGGGAATCATTATGATGCAGATGATCCAGATCCTATGTTAACAGGCAATTATTTTCAAAGAGGCGCTGACTGGGAACGGTTAGCTTTCATTGAATATTTTAAAAACAATCAGTCTGTACTAGCACAAAATATCGGTATCAGAATACATGGCGGTTCTTCAAGATCAGAGCCACAAAAAAGTTTGAGACTATATGCACGCAGTGATTATGGTAACAACAGATTATCCTATCCTATATACGAAGATTATCCTGTAGAAGAGTATAAGAGACTGATACTCAGAGGCTCAGGAAATGAGTGGGGTAACACAATGTTTCTAGATGCCTTAGCTCAGAACATTGTTAGGGATATGAGTTTTGAGACCCAAGAAAGTCAACCCTCTATTGCTTTTATAAATGGAGAGTATTGGGGGATTCATAACATAAGAGAACGCTATGACCATTGGTACTTTAATATGAAATACGATGTACCAACAGATGATGTTGTAATCTTAACAGGAAATGCTACTTTAGATACAGGTGTAGATGGCGATCAACAACATTACTTAGATATGTTGGGTTTTATTGAAACAAATGATATAAGAGATGAAGAAAATTATGAGTATGTGAAGACGTTAATGGATGTTGACAATTATATTGAATACCAACTGGCTCAGATTTATTTTGCTAACATAGACTGGCCACAAGGGAATATTGATTTTTGGAGAAAAAGAACAGATGGATATGACCCGGATGCTCCTTATGGTCATGATGGCAGATGGAGATGGCTAATGTTTGACTTAGATTGTTCCTTTGGCTATTGGGGAACAAGTTATCAGACCAATTCAATGGAAATGGCAAGTGACCCTGATTACAATCACAATGGCAGTTGGGGTGGAGAATGGCAATGGGCAACATTTTTATTTAGCTCTTTACTAGAGAATGAAGATTTTAAAAATCAGTTTATCAATACCTTTGCAGACCATCTTAATACCACCTTTTTGTCAGAACGCATTATTAATGAAATTGATTCATTTCAAGCTTTATATGAGCCAGAAATCCAAGAGCATATGAAACGATGGGGCAAACCAGAATCTATGGATGATTGGTATGAAAGCATTGATGTGTTTAGAACATTTGCACGACGCAGATCACGATATGTTAGAAGTCATATTGTGGAAAGGTTTGATTTGAGTGGAGAAGCTTATGTTGAAATTAAAGCAAGTGATGACTTTGAAGGAATTATTCGTGTGAACAGTCTAGAAGTTAGTGCCAGTGACTTGCCATATTCAGGATACTATTTTAAAGATGTTCCAATTACAATTGAAGTTGTTCCAACCAACGAAGAAGCATTTAGTGGTTGGACGGGAGATGTTGAAAGTGACGATAAAATAATAGAAGTTAACCTGGAAAAAGACAATAATATATTGATGATCCAGTGA